From the genome of Hathewaya histolytica, one region includes:
- a CDS encoding phosphatidate cytidylyltransferase, protein MNAVYNRYLGAIVLLPLAIFLFIGGNHLKFLVLILSLVGLYEFYGILKKKDYHTFNYLAYAFVIIYFLYLDKLTTDYFLFIVVLFICICLSIPVFQLKHNFIESALTIFGFLYVPLLFSLIPKIEMKDFGQYFTWLVFICSWGSDTFAYYSGRLFGKNKLCPNVSPKKTIEGSIGGLIGSVVGCCVYGVIINKFGVHINLYHYFIIGLIGGILGQIGDLVASIIKRYLNVKDYGNIIPGHGGILDRFDSILFVSAAIYFYITLIIKL, encoded by the coding sequence ATGAATGCGGTTTACAACAGATACTTAGGGGCTATAGTTTTACTACCTTTAGCAATTTTTCTATTTATAGGTGGAAATCACTTGAAGTTTCTAGTTTTAATTTTGTCTTTAGTTGGATTATATGAATTTTATGGTATATTAAAGAAGAAAGATTATCATACTTTTAATTATTTAGCTTATGCCTTTGTAATTATATATTTTTTATATTTAGATAAGTTAACCACAGACTATTTTTTATTTATAGTAGTATTATTTATATGTATTTGTTTAAGTATTCCAGTTTTTCAGCTTAAGCATAACTTTATAGAATCTGCCTTGACTATATTTGGTTTTTTATATGTTCCTTTATTATTTAGTTTAATACCTAAAATAGAGATGAAAGATTTTGGTCAATATTTTACTTGGTTAGTTTTTATATGTTCTTGGGGTAGTGATACTTTTGCTTATTATAGTGGAAGATTATTTGGCAAAAATAAATTATGTCCTAATGTAAGCCCAAAGAAAACCATAGAGGGATCTATTGGAGGTCTTATTGGTAGTGTTGTAGGATGCTGCGTATACGGTGTTATTATCAATAAATTTGGGGTACATATAAATTTATATCATTATTTCATTATTGGACTCATTGGTGGTATACTTGGTCAAATAGGGGATTTAGTAGCCTCCATAATAAAGAGATATTTAAATGTTAAGGATTATGGAAATATAATACCTGGTCATGGAGGAATATTAGATAGATTTGATAGCATATTGTTTGTCTCTGCAGCTATATATTTTTATATAACATTAATAATAAAGTTATAA
- a CDS encoding isoprenyl transferase has protein sequence MRNFFKCFTKNKKNIDTYATLIEDLDINNIPKHIGIIMDGNGRWAKKRNMPRTFGHKAGVETIRDIVKECSALGVKYLTLYAFSTENWKRPKEEVNTLMNLLVSYLKNEFDELHKNNVIINSIGNISYLPEMCQHELRSAYEKTKNNSGLTLNLALNYGGRDEILNAIKMLYKDIESNNLNIDDIDEEVFENYLYTKGMPEPEILIRTSGEQRISNFLLWQSSYSEILFTKVLWPDFTKKDLRNAIKEYQGRERRFGGIK, from the coding sequence GTGAGAAATTTTTTTAAATGTTTTACTAAAAATAAAAAAAATATTGATACATATGCTACACTAATAGAGGATCTAGATATTAATAATATACCTAAGCATATAGGGATTATTATGGATGGAAACGGAAGATGGGCTAAAAAAAGAAATATGCCAAGAACATTTGGACATAAGGCAGGGGTAGAAACTATAAGAGATATTGTTAAAGAATGCAGTGCACTTGGAGTAAAATACTTAACTTTGTATGCATTTTCTACAGAAAATTGGAAAAGACCAAAAGAAGAAGTAAATACACTTATGAATCTTCTTGTTTCATATTTAAAAAATGAATTTGATGAACTACATAAAAATAATGTTATCATTAATAGTATAGGAAATATCTCATATTTACCAGAAATGTGTCAACATGAACTAAGATCTGCCTATGAAAAAACTAAAAATAATTCAGGATTAACATTAAATTTAGCTCTTAATTATGGTGGTAGGGATGAAATACTAAATGCAATAAAGATGCTCTATAAAGATATTGAAAGTAATAATCTAAATATAGATGATATAGATGAAGAGGTATTTGAAAATTATCTTTATACAAAAGGCATGCCTGAACCTGAAATACTAATAAGAACCAGTGGAGAACAAAGAATAAGCAATTTTTTATTATGGCAAAGTTCCTATTCTGAAATTTTGTTTACTAAAGTTCTTTGGCCAGATTTTACAAAAAAAGATCTTAGAAATGCAATAAAAGAATATCAGGGCAGAGAAAGAAGATTTGGAGGAATTAAATAG
- the frr gene encoding ribosome recycling factor, with the protein MVSNVINNAKDKMSKSIAVLKEELAGMKAGRANPKMLEKIEVEYYGTLTSINQLANISVPEARILLIQPYDKSSIKEIEKSILKSDLGLNPSNDGSAIRLIIPELTEETRKNLVKTVKKSGEDLKIAIRSVRRDANDKIKNLKKEAEITEDEAKTYEDKIQKETDNYVAEVDKLVNEKEKEIMTV; encoded by the coding sequence ATGGTATCTAATGTTATAAATAATGCTAAAGATAAAATGAGCAAGTCCATTGCTGTATTAAAGGAAGAACTAGCAGGAATGAAGGCAGGAAGAGCAAATCCTAAGATGCTTGAAAAAATAGAGGTAGAATATTACGGGACATTAACTTCTATTAATCAGCTTGCTAATATATCTGTACCAGAGGCAAGAATACTTCTAATTCAACCATATGATAAATCATCTATTAAAGAGATAGAAAAATCTATTTTGAAGTCTGATTTAGGATTAAACCCATCAAATGACGGTTCTGCTATAAGACTTATAATACCTGAGCTTACAGAAGAAACTAGAAAAAATTTAGTTAAAACTGTTAAAAAATCCGGAGAAGATTTAAAAATTGCTATAAGATCAGTGAGACGTGATGCTAATGATAAAATTAAAAATCTTAAAAAAGAAGCTGAAATAACAGAAGATGAAGCAAAAACCTATGAAGATAAAATTCAAAAAGAAACTGATAATTATGTAGCAGAAGTTGATAAATTAGTTAATGAGAAAGAAAAAGAGATAATGACCGTTTAA
- the pyrH gene encoding UMP kinase: MSTAKYNRVMLKLSGEALAGEKGFGIDFNLVKNISSQIKELVNMGVQCGMVVGGGNIWRGRNGEEMDRATADYMGMMATCINALALQDSLEAMGVPTRVQTAIEMKEVAEPYIRRRAMRHLEKGRVVIFAAGIGKPYFSTDTTAALRAAEIEAEIILLAKNVDGVYDKDPRKFEDAKKYSSLSYIEILEKGLQVMDSTATSLCMDNNIPILVFGLEKPENIISAVCGEQIGTIVKK, translated from the coding sequence ATGAGCACAGCAAAGTATAATAGAGTTATGCTAAAGCTATCCGGTGAAGCTTTAGCCGGAGAAAAGGGTTTTGGGATAGATTTTAACTTAGTTAAAAATATATCGTCACAAATAAAAGAATTAGTTAATATGGGTGTGCAGTGTGGTATGGTTGTTGGTGGTGGAAACATTTGGAGAGGCAGGAATGGCGAAGAAATGGATAGAGCGACTGCTGACTATATGGGTATGATGGCTACCTGTATAAATGCTTTAGCTTTACAAGATTCATTAGAAGCTATGGGTGTACCAACAAGAGTTCAAACTGCTATAGAAATGAAAGAGGTTGCAGAGCCTTATATTAGAAGAAGAGCTATGAGACATCTTGAAAAAGGAAGAGTTGTTATTTTTGCTGCAGGTATAGGTAAACCATATTTTTCTACAGATACCACAGCAGCATTAAGAGCAGCAGAAATTGAAGCCGAAATTATATTGCTTGCTAAAAATGTAGATGGTGTATACGATAAAGATCCAAGAAAATTCGAGGATGCTAAAAAATACTCTTCTTTATCATATATTGAAATATTAGAAAAAGGTTTGCAAGTTATGGACTCAACTGCAACATCTTTATGTATGGATAATAATATACCAATACTTGTATTTGGATTAGAAAAACCTGAAAATATTATTAGTGCTGTTTGTGGAGAACAAATAGGTACAATTGTAAAAAAATAA
- the tsf gene encoding translation elongation factor Ts translates to MISASMVKELRESTGAGMMDCKKALTETNGDMEAAIELLRKKGLAAAAKKAGRVASEGLVKTFINEDGKKAAMVEVNCETDFVAANPDFNLFVENVAKQACLSSVNTVEELLEEKFIEDESISLKDALTALIAKLGENMSVRRFERFSVDNGMINSYIHGAGKIGVMVELGCENSSPELAEVAREVAMQVAAANPLFLNRDSVDNEALEKEKEIFRVQAKNEGKPDNIVEKMVMGRVNKYYKENCLVEQIWVKNPDLTIEKFLKEESKKIGSDININMFVRFERGEGIEKKEENFAEEVAKQMGGK, encoded by the coding sequence ATGATTAGTGCAAGCATGGTAAAAGAACTTAGAGAAAGCACTGGAGCAGGTATGATGGACTGTAAAAAAGCTTTAACAGAAACTAATGGAGATATGGAAGCAGCTATAGAATTATTAAGAAAAAAAGGTTTAGCTGCTGCTGCTAAGAAAGCAGGAAGAGTTGCTTCAGAAGGATTAGTTAAAACTTTCATAAATGAAGATGGAAAAAAAGCAGCTATGGTAGAAGTAAATTGTGAAACTGATTTCGTTGCTGCAAATCCTGATTTTAATCTTTTCGTTGAAAATGTAGCAAAACAAGCATGTTTATCTTCAGTAAATACTGTGGAAGAATTATTAGAGGAGAAATTCATCGAAGATGAGTCTATTTCTTTAAAAGATGCTCTTACAGCTTTAATAGCTAAATTAGGTGAAAATATGTCTGTAAGAAGGTTTGAAAGATTCTCTGTTGATAATGGCATGATTAATAGCTATATTCACGGAGCTGGTAAAATAGGCGTTATGGTTGAATTAGGTTGTGAAAATTCAAGCCCAGAGCTTGCTGAAGTAGCTAGAGAAGTTGCAATGCAAGTTGCTGCAGCTAATCCATTGTTTTTAAATAGGGATTCCGTTGATAATGAAGCTTTAGAAAAAGAAAAAGAAATTTTCAGGGTTCAAGCTAAAAATGAAGGAAAACCTGATAATATAGTAGAAAAAATGGTTATGGGAAGAGTAAATAAATACTATAAAGAGAATTGTTTAGTAGAACAAATTTGGGTTAAAAATCCAGATCTAACTATTGAAAAATTCTTAAAGGAAGAATCTAAAAAAATTGGATCAGATATAAATATAAACATGTTTGTTAGATTCGAAAGAGGCGAAGGTATAGAGAAAAAAGAAGAAAACTTTGCTGAAGAAGTAGCGAAGCAAATGGGTGGTAAATAA
- the rpsB gene encoding 30S ribosomal protein S2, translated as MAVISMKQLLEAGVHFGHQTRRWNPKMAPYIFTERNGIYIIDLQKTVKKVDQAYDFIKSVSVEGKDILFVGTKKQAQEAVQSEAIRSGMHFVNNRWLGGMLTNFNTIKSRISRLEEIEKMEEEGVFEVLPKKEVTLLKNEAEKLEKNLGGIRNMNVENIGAMFVVDPRKEKNAVSEAKILGIPVVSIVDTNCDPDDVDYVIPGNDDAIRAVKLITAKMADAIIEGRQGEQLAE; from the coding sequence ATGGCAGTTATTAGCATGAAACAATTATTAGAAGCAGGTGTTCATTTTGGACATCAAACAAGAAGATGGAACCCTAAAATGGCTCCATATATATTCACAGAGAGAAATGGAATATACATAATTGATTTACAAAAAACAGTTAAAAAGGTAGATCAAGCTTATGATTTCATTAAATCAGTATCAGTAGAAGGAAAAGATATATTATTCGTTGGAACAAAAAAACAAGCTCAAGAAGCTGTTCAATCAGAAGCTATAAGATCTGGAATGCATTTTGTAAACAATAGATGGTTAGGTGGAATGTTAACTAACTTTAACACTATAAAGTCAAGAATATCTAGATTAGAAGAGATTGAAAAAATGGAAGAAGAAGGCGTATTTGAAGTTCTTCCAAAAAAAGAAGTAACACTACTTAAAAATGAGGCTGAAAAGCTTGAAAAGAATCTAGGTGGTATAAGAAACATGAACGTAGAAAACATCGGTGCTATGTTCGTTGTTGATCCAAGAAAAGAAAAAAATGCTGTATCAGAAGCTAAAATCCTTGGTATACCAGTAGTTTCTATAGTAGATACTAACTGTGATCCAGATGATGTTGACTACGTAATTCCAGGTAATGATGATGCTATAAGAGCTGTAAAATTAATAACAGCAAAAATGGCTGATGCTATTATTGAGGGCAGACAAGGGGAACAATTAGCTGAGTAA
- the codY gene encoding GTP-sensing pleiotropic transcriptional regulator CodY translates to MSLLNKTRMLNKILQKTGNEPVSFSDICTLLSEVLECNVYIVSRRGKILGYNFSSNFECEIVKEEVVDKLRFPEDYNSKLMTIEGTRENLTSKGYCVFKDKKACDLDNKITTIVPIIGNRERLGTLLLARFDKPFAEEDLVLAEYSATIVGMEILRSKNEEMEEEARKKAIVQLAIGTLSYSELEAVEHIFNELDGNEGLLVASKIADKVGITRSVIVNALRKFESAGVIESRSLGMKGTHIKILNEKLLDELNKIK, encoded by the coding sequence ATGTCACTTTTAAATAAAACAAGAATGTTAAATAAGATATTACAGAAGACAGGAAATGAGCCAGTTTCATTTTCAGATATATGTACTTTGCTAAGTGAAGTTTTAGAGTGTAATGTGTATATAGTTAGTAGAAGAGGAAAAATATTAGGTTATAATTTCTCAAGTAATTTTGAATGTGAAATTGTAAAAGAAGAAGTAGTAGATAAGTTAAGATTTCCTGAGGATTATAATAGTAAGCTAATGACTATAGAGGGAACTAGGGAGAATTTAACAAGTAAAGGGTACTGTGTATTCAAGGATAAAAAAGCATGTGACCTTGATAATAAAATAACTACAATAGTTCCGATTATAGGAAATAGAGAAAGACTTGGAACACTTTTACTTGCTAGATTTGATAAACCTTTCGCTGAAGAAGATTTAGTTTTAGCTGAATACAGTGCAACAATAGTAGGTATGGAGATATTAAGATCTAAGAACGAGGAAATGGAAGAAGAAGCTAGAAAAAAAGCTATAGTTCAACTGGCTATAGGAACATTATCTTATTCTGAGCTTGAAGCTGTAGAACACATTTTTAATGAATTAGATGGAAATGAGGGTTTACTAGTTGCATCTAAAATAGCTGATAAAGTAGGCATCACTAGATCAGTTATAGTAAATGCCCTTAGAAAATTTGAAAGTGCTGGAGTAATAGAGTCCAGATCTTTAGGTATGAAAGGTACTCATATTAAAATTTTAAATGAAAAATTATTAGATGAGTTAAATAAAATTAAATAA
- the topA gene encoding type I DNA topoisomerase, which translates to MGQKLIIVESPTKVKTIKKYLGSTYVVEATMGHVRDLPKSQLGVDIDNNYDPKYITIRGKGEVLEKLRKQAKKSDKIYLATDPDREGEAISWHLAKALKLDETQSCRIEFNEITKAAVKSAIKNPRKIDESLVDAQQARRVLDRLVGYEISPILWRKVKWGLSAGRVQSVALKIICDREKEIEAFIPEEYWTVECVLQDKNKSNINVKVLYYGKEKLSIKNEEESNKIIKTLKEGNFLIKKVKKTKKERSPLAPFTTSTMQQESYKRLGFSTQRTMSVAQSLYEGIDIKKIGTVGLITYMRTDSVRVSEEAKNMCKNYLLNNMGKEYVPEKSRDFKGKKDIQDAHEAIRPSNVGLTPQHIKESLKPEQYKLYKLIWERFVASQMRNCIYESTTIDIVNGEYTLRANGSVILFDGFTKIYENTSENDEGSLPHVEEGEELYYNDILGKQHFTQPLPRFSEATLIKTMEENGIGRPSTYAPTITTLLSRQYLEREKKTLKPTELGDIVNDIVSEYFKDIVDVEFTAGMEGKLDKIEEGSLSWKKVIEEFFIPFKKTIEVAENEIAKITIEDEVTDVKCDKCGKFMVIKRGRYGNFLACPGYPECKNTKPIVEELDVKCPLCDGNVLVRKSKKGRKFFGCSNYPNCNFVSWYEPTEEKCPECKSILVKRSSKAKGDYLQCINKECGYKK; encoded by the coding sequence ATGGGACAAAAGCTGATAATAGTTGAGTCACCAACAAAAGTAAAAACTATAAAAAAGTATTTAGGTAGTACTTATGTTGTTGAAGCGACTATGGGACATGTAAGGGATTTACCTAAAAGTCAATTAGGTGTTGATATAGATAATAACTATGATCCAAAATATATAACAATTAGAGGCAAAGGTGAGGTTTTAGAAAAGTTAAGAAAACAAGCTAAGAAGTCAGATAAAATATATCTAGCAACTGACCCTGATAGAGAAGGGGAAGCAATTTCATGGCATCTTGCAAAGGCTTTAAAGTTAGACGAAACTCAAAGTTGTAGAATAGAATTTAATGAGATAACTAAAGCAGCGGTAAAAAGTGCAATTAAGAATCCTAGAAAAATAGATGAGAGCTTAGTAGATGCCCAACAAGCAAGAAGAGTTTTAGATAGATTAGTGGGATATGAAATAAGCCCAATCTTGTGGAGAAAAGTAAAATGGGGACTTAGTGCCGGAAGAGTTCAATCTGTAGCTTTAAAGATAATATGCGACAGGGAAAAAGAGATCGAAGCTTTTATTCCAGAAGAATATTGGACAGTTGAATGTGTGCTTCAAGATAAGAATAAAAGTAACATTAATGTGAAGGTGTTATATTATGGAAAAGAAAAGTTATCTATAAAAAATGAAGAAGAGAGTAACAAAATAATAAAAACATTAAAAGAAGGAAACTTTTTAATTAAAAAAGTAAAAAAGACTAAAAAGGAGAGAAGTCCACTAGCGCCATTTACAACCAGTACTATGCAACAAGAGTCTTATAAGAGATTAGGATTTTCTACACAAAGAACTATGTCAGTTGCTCAATCTTTATATGAAGGTATAGATATAAAAAAGATTGGGACAGTTGGTTTAATTACATATATGAGAACCGACTCTGTAAGGGTCTCCGAAGAGGCTAAAAATATGTGTAAAAATTACTTGCTTAATAATATGGGAAAAGAGTATGTGCCTGAAAAAAGCAGAGACTTTAAAGGAAAGAAAGATATTCAAGATGCACATGAAGCCATAAGACCATCTAATGTCGGATTAACACCACAACATATTAAAGAAAGTCTGAAACCCGAGCAATATAAATTATATAAACTAATATGGGAAAGGTTTGTTGCAAGTCAGATGAGAAACTGCATTTATGAAAGTACTACTATAGATATAGTGAATGGGGAGTATACTTTAAGGGCTAATGGAAGTGTGATTTTATTTGATGGGTTTACTAAGATATATGAAAATACTTCTGAAAATGATGAGGGGAGTCTTCCTCATGTAGAAGAAGGTGAAGAATTATACTATAATGATATCTTAGGTAAACAACATTTTACTCAACCACTACCTAGATTTTCAGAAGCTACATTAATAAAGACTATGGAGGAAAATGGCATAGGAAGACCAAGTACCTATGCACCAACAATAACAACTTTACTAAGTAGGCAGTACTTAGAAAGAGAGAAAAAAACATTAAAACCTACTGAGTTGGGTGACATAGTAAATGATATAGTAAGCGAATATTTTAAAGACATTGTGGACGTAGAATTTACAGCTGGCATGGAGGGAAAACTAGATAAAATTGAAGAAGGTAGCCTTAGTTGGAAAAAAGTAATTGAAGAGTTCTTCATTCCCTTTAAAAAGACCATAGAAGTGGCTGAAAATGAAATAGCAAAGATAACTATAGAAGATGAAGTTACAGATGTTAAATGTGATAAATGCGGTAAATTTATGGTTATAAAGAGAGGTAGGTATGGAAACTTTTTAGCTTGCCCTGGATATCCTGAATGTAAAAACACCAAACCAATTGTAGAAGAGTTAGATGTTAAATGCCCTTTATGTGATGGAAATGTACTAGTTAGAAAAAGTAAAAAGGGAAGAAAATTTTTTGGGTGTAGTAACTATCCTAATTGTAATTTTGTAAGTTGGTATGAACCAACAGAAGAAAAATGCCCTGAATGTAAATCTATTTTAGTTAAAAGAAGCTCTAAAGCTAAAGGTGATTATCTTCAGTGTATAAATAAAGAGTGTGGATACAAGAAATAA
- the dprA gene encoding DNA-processing protein DprA, whose protein sequence is MNKYDIWFSLVKLSPIIKYNLLKHFNSFEDILQVITSNNIEGVSGLKEKVIYELKNAYDEEKIYNIQDIMVKEDIKITSYFNKDYPEKLRNIVDPPAVLFYKGNLNKINNRSVSIVGARECTLYGENVTEEICRILSGNNINIISGLARGIDTTSHKTSLKENNYTCGVLGCGVNNIYPKENKKIYDEMEQKGLIISEYIPNAKPNSWHFPIRNRIISGLCELLIIIEASEKSGSLITANLALEQGKDVMSVPGSVFSKFSRGTNKLIKDGAHVFTCEKDLYEILKIQKQNVKNIKNNVNLKGEEVKILSILSDKPMHINEIVKLTNIDIERLLGVLFEMQTFSKIRCICGNFYVKNQKLA, encoded by the coding sequence TTGAATAAATATGATATTTGGTTTTCTTTAGTTAAACTTTCCCCTATAATAAAATATAATTTATTAAAACATTTTAATAGTTTTGAAGATATTTTACAAGTAATAACTTCTAATAATATTGAAGGAGTATCTGGTTTAAAAGAGAAAGTAATTTATGAACTAAAAAATGCATATGATGAAGAAAAAATATATAATATACAAGATATAATGGTAAAAGAAGATATAAAAATAACTTCCTATTTCAATAAAGACTATCCTGAAAAACTTAGGAATATAGTTGATCCTCCAGCAGTACTTTTCTATAAAGGGAATTTAAATAAAATTAATAATAGAAGTGTTTCCATTGTAGGAGCAAGGGAGTGCACTTTATATGGTGAAAATGTTACTGAGGAGATATGTAGAATACTAAGTGGTAATAATATAAACATAATATCTGGCTTAGCAAGAGGAATAGATACAACATCACATAAGACTTCTTTAAAAGAAAATAATTATACTTGTGGCGTTTTAGGATGTGGTGTAAATAATATATATCCTAAAGAAAATAAGAAAATATATGATGAGATGGAGCAAAAAGGATTAATAATTTCTGAATATATACCAAATGCAAAACCGAATTCCTGGCATTTTCCTATAAGAAATAGGATAATAAGTGGACTTTGCGAGCTTTTAATCATAATAGAAGCTTCAGAAAAGAGTGGATCACTTATAACGGCAAACCTTGCTTTAGAACAAGGTAAAGATGTTATGTCTGTACCTGGTTCTGTGTTTTCAAAGTTTAGCAGAGGAACGAATAAGCTTATAAAGGATGGGGCACATGTTTTTACTTGTGAAAAAGACTTATATGAAATATTAAAAATACAAAAACAAAATGTTAAAAATATTAAAAATAATGTTAACTTAAAAGGTGAAGAAGTTAAAATACTCAGCATTTTAAGCGATAAACCTATGCATATTAATGAAATTGTTAAATTAACTAATATTGACATAGAACGTTTACTTGGGGTATTATTTGAAATGCAGACATTTTCAAAAATAAGATGTATTTGTGGAAATTTTTATGTTAAAAATCAAAAACTAGCTTAA
- a CDS encoding magnesium chelatase subunit ChlI family protein, which produces MYVSVPNLPFEEFRNAENESSKEIRERVIKAREIQKRRYKNMGIYTNSCINTTLLKTYCKLDIEEEYFLESMFKKYSLSGRAYSRILKLSRTIADLSGKDKIEKMHLIEAFSYRNFLKEE; this is translated from the coding sequence ATGTATGTAAGCGTACCGAATCTTCCATTTGAAGAATTTAGAAATGCTGAAAATGAAAGTTCTAAAGAGATAAGAGAGAGAGTTATAAAAGCTAGAGAAATTCAAAAAAGACGATATAAAAATATGGGTATTTATACTAATTCGTGCATAAATACTACATTATTAAAGACGTATTGTAAATTAGACATAGAAGAAGAATATTTTTTAGAAAGTATGTTCAAAAAATATTCTTTAAGTGGAAGAGCATATTCAAGAATTCTTAAATTGTCTAGAACTATAGCGGATTTATCTGGTAAAGATAAAATAGAAAAAATGCATCTTATAGAGGCTTTTAGCTATAGAAATTTTTTAAAAGAGGAATAA
- a CDS encoding helix-turn-helix transcriptional regulator, which translates to MDTHEVNYLDNMYNKFDIQKSYTIQNNNTSTSSNRIRQARLSKSLTIKQVSIQTNLTETQLHNIETDKSIPSISTLKKLESVLDKDIWYLGNYDSLEENTLGKRIYKCRLFLGYGRKEFAQILGVGYRSLEKWEKDLITPSKKNMDILKKYINKLHIICRKKL; encoded by the coding sequence ATGGACACCCATGAAGTTAACTACTTAGATAACATGTACAATAAATTTGATATACAAAAGTCTTATACTATTCAAAATAACAATACTTCGACATCTTCTAATAGAATACGTCAAGCGAGATTATCTAAAAGTTTAACCATAAAGCAAGTTTCTATTCAAACTAATTTAACAGAAACACAACTTCATAACATTGAAACCGATAAAAGTATCCCATCTATTTCTACATTAAAAAAATTAGAAAGTGTATTAGATAAGGATATTTGGTACCTAGGAAACTATGATTCTCTTGAAGAAAATACATTAGGAAAACGCATATATAAATGTAGGCTTTTTTTAGGCTATGGTAGAAAGGAGTTTGCTCAAATATTAGGTGTTGGATATAGATCATTAGAAAAGTGGGAAAAAGATCTCATAACTCCTAGTAAAAAGAATATGGATATCTTAAAAAAGTATATAAATAAATTACATATAATATGTAGAAAAAAATTATAA
- a CDS encoding N-acetylmuramoyl-L-alanine amidase, translating into MKIGIDTGHTLTGADTGAQGNGLREEVLTREVGKYVISKLKALGHTVMECALDNADTLGQSLAHRYNTANDNNVDLFVSIHFNCFNSCAYGTEVFTWKGNKTSRADAVLKNLVSLGFVNRGIKDGSKLAVIKNTKAESMLIEVCFIDNVTDIARYKNYGPEKIADAIVKGLVGESIGTSTQKPVVPTPQKPISQIESKKTWEINIQGDIIRRLQAELNNQFGAGIKVDGYAGDNTVNKLITVRSGARGNITRIVQELLIRKGYSVGSYGADGVFGQGTYKAILQLQSKNGLSADGIVGKNTWKVLLKK; encoded by the coding sequence ATGAAAATAGGAATTGATACAGGACATACACTTACAGGTGCTGATACTGGAGCACAGGGCAATGGATTAAGAGAAGAAGTTTTAACTAGAGAAGTTGGAAAATATGTTATATCTAAATTAAAAGCATTAGGGCATACAGTAATGGAATGTGCATTAGATAATGCTGATACCTTAGGACAAAGTTTGGCCCATAGATATAATACTGCTAATGATAATAACGTGGATTTATTCGTATCTATACATTTTAATTGTTTTAATTCATGTGCATATGGAACAGAAGTATTCACATGGAAAGGTAATAAAACATCTAGGGCAGATGCAGTTTTAAAGAATTTAGTTTCTTTAGGATTTGTAAATAGAGGTATAAAAGATGGTTCTAAATTAGCAGTTATTAAAAATACAAAGGCTGAATCTATGCTTATAGAGGTGTGTTTTATAGATAATGTTACAGATATAGCAAGATATAAAAATTATGGTCCAGAGAAAATAGCAGATGCCATAGTAAAAGGTTTAGTAGGAGAAAGCATAGGTACTTCAACACAAAAACCAGTAGTACCTACACCACAAAAACCAATATCACAAATAGAATCTAAAAAGACATGGGAAATTAACATACAAGGAGATATTATTAGAAGACTACAAGCAGAACTAAATAATCAATTTGGTGCAGGAATTAAAGTAGATGGCTACGCTGGAGATAATACAGTAAATAAATTAATAACTGTTAGGAGTGGAGCTAGAGGCAACATAACTAGAATCGTTCAAGAACTTTTAATAAGAAAAGGTTACAGTGTAGGAAGTTATGGAGCAGATGGAGTTTTTGGACAAGGAACATACAAGGCAATTCTGCAACTACAAAGTAAAAATGGATTAAGTGCTGATGGAATTGTAGGAAAAAATACATGGAAGGTACTTTTAAAGAAGTAG